Below is a window of Burkholderia multivorans ATCC BAA-247 DNA.
GATGCCGACGCTTGCGCGTCCGACGCACCGCCACCCGCCGCCGCACCGCCGTGCCGCGCGGATAGCCGCGCATCGCGCTCCGCGCGCGCGGACATCGCCGCATCGGCCGGCGCGCGAATCCGCGTGAAGCGCCATCCGGATGCCGGCTCCGGCGCGGACGCCGCCGATGCCGCATCGGCCGCATCGGCCGTATCGCGTTGCGCGCTGCCGTCGTCGAGCGGATCGCAGCCGCCGAGCACGGCGGAGAGCGCGAGCGCCACGATCACCGGCCGACGCGCGCAGCGCAAGCCAAACCGGAAGCGAAACCGAAAGCGAGCGGGCGAGATCAGCGCCATGGACTGCACGGCCCCACGAAACCTGTGACGATCCCGGTAAACACGAGACCGACGACGAACCCGAGCGCGGCGAGCACCGCGCAGCGGACCAGAAACCGCGTGCTGTCGTCGCGCGTCGCCGCGCGGATGTCGGGCTCGTCGGGCCGGCGCCAGACACGGGCGATCCACGCCGCACACGCGGCCGCGAGCGCGAACGCGCCGCCCGCGATGAGCGCGAGCCAGACGCCGACATGCGCCCAGCGCGGCGCGAGCTGCGCGACGCCGAGCGGATAGCACGCGGTCGACGCGAGCGTCTCGGACGCAGCCATCTGCGCGAACCACAGCGCGGGCGCGCCGACGAGCCCGGCCGCGATCGCGAGCAGCGGCGTCAACGAACGGCGGGCGTGTGTCATCCGGGCCTCCTGAGCCAGTACGGCGTCACGTACAGCGCGGTGAAGATGAACAGCCAGACGAAATCGACGAAGTGCCAGTACAGCGCGCCGACGGTCAGCGCGACGCGCCGCTCGCGGTCGAAGAAGCCGGCCGCGGTCCAGCCGGCGAGCAGCGCGAGAATCGCGAGCCCCGCGACGACGTGCGCAAGGTGAAAGCCCGTGATCGTGAAATACAGGCTGCCGTACAGATGGGCGGTCGGCCCGTACGGATGCTCGCGCCATTCGTGCAGCTGGACGAGCGCGAACGCGACGCCGAGCACGAGCGCGACGGCGAGCGCGGCGACGGCACGCGGCCGACGGCCGGCGCGCACCGCCCGTTCGGCGAGCCAGACGAACACGCTGCTCGACAGCAGCACGGCCGTGTCGACGCCGGCGAGCCCGAGCTTCGGCATCCCTTCGGGCGGCCACGGCGCGGCCGACTGCGACTGGAGGTAGAAATAGCTGAACAGCAGATAGCCGAACAGGCCGGCCTCGGTCACGACGAGCGTCAGCACACCCCACCAGCCGCCCGCGCGTTTGCCGCAGCTGCCGACCGGCAGCGGCGCGCCATACGGCGCGGGCGCGGCCGGCGGTGCAGCGGCAGCGGCCGGCTCGTGCATCGTGAACGGCGCGGGCGGCGGCACGCCGTCGCGCTCGGGGGCGGGGGCGCGCTGGCCGAGCGAGCGGCGCGGCCACAGCCACGCGCCGAGCGCGATCGCGCAGCCGAGCGCGGCAACGCCGACGAGCGTCGGCGAGCGCACCAGCATCGCGGCGAACACGGCCGTCGCGAGCAGCGACAGCACGAACGGCACGCAGGTGTCCTCCGGCATCTTGAGGATCGCGCTCGGCGTCGCGGCGAGCGGCGACACCGCGAGCGCCTCGCGCCCGTCGGCGAGCCGGTAGCCGACGCGCAGGCTCGAACGGCGCGGCTCGCCGCGCGTTTCCCACAGTGGATGGCGCGACGCGATCAGCGGCAGCACCGCGAAGTTGTAGGCGGGTGTCGGCGACGCGACCGACCATTCGAGGCCCGGCGCGCCCCACGGATTGTCGCCGGCGCGCGCGCCGCGCCGCGCGCTGACGAGCGCGTTGATCACGAACATCACGATGCCGATGCCGAACACGAACGAGCCGATCGTCGTCAGCAGGTTCGACGTATCCCAGCCCATGCCGGACGGGTAGGTGTAGATGCGGCGCGGCATCCCTAGCAGCCCCGACACGTGCATCGGAAAAAAGCCGACGTTGAAACCGATCAGCACGACCCAGAACGTCCAGCGGCCGACGCGCTCGTTCATCATCCGGCCCGTGAACTTCGGAAACCAGTAGGTGATGCCGCCGAGCACCGGAAACACGTTGATCCCGAGCAGCACGTAGTGCAGATGCGCGACGACGAAGTACGTGTCGGTCAGCTGCCAGTCGAGCGGCACGGCCGCCGTCATCACGCCCGATACGCCGCCGATCACGAACATCAGCACGAAGCCCGCGAAGTACAGGAACGGCGTGCGGAACACGGGCCGCCCGGTCCAGATCGTCGCGATCCACGCGAACACGGCGACCGCGCTCGGAATCGAGATCAGCATGCTGGCCGCGCCGAAGAACGCGAGCGCGAGCGGCGCGATGCCGGTCGCGAACATGTGATGCACCCAGACCTCGAAGCCGATCAGCATCGTCGCGACGGTCGACACCGCAACGGCTTCGTACGCGACGAGCGGCCGCCGGCAGAACGTCGGCAGTGCATCGGACACGATCCCCATCGCGGGCAGCACGACGACGTACACCCACGGGTGCGCGAACATCCAGAACAGGTGCTGCCAGAGCAGCGGGCGGCCGTCGTGCGCGACGTCGAAGAAGTGCGTGCCCGCATTGCGGTCGAGCCACAGCAGGAAGAACGCCAGGCTCACCGACGGCACCGCGACCAGATTCGCGACGGATGCGGTCAGCGTGCCCCACACGATGATCGGCAGCCGGTCGATCGACATGCCGTGCGCGCGCATGCGCAGCAGCGTGACGACGAAGTTCGCGGCGCCGCCCGTCGTCGAGATGCCGAGCAGGATCATCCCGAGCGCATAGATGTCGATGTTCGCGCCCGCGCTGTAGTCGAGCGACGTGAGCGGCACGTAATTGAACCAGCCGCCGTCGGGCACCGCGCCGAGCGGAAAGCTCGCGTAGAGGAACAGCCCCGCGAACAGGAACACCCAGTACGAGAACGCGTTCAGCCGCGGAAACGCCATGTCGCGCGAGCCGAGCATCAGCGGCCACAGATAGTTCGCGAAACCGGACAGCACGGGCAGCGCGTACAGGAAGATCATCGTCACGCCGTGCATCGTGAACAGCGCGTCGTACTGCGCGGGCGTGAGCAGCGTCGCGTTCGGCCGCGCGAGCTGGATGCGCATCACGAGCGCCTCGACGCCGCCGAGCAGCAGAAACGCGAAGGCGGTGACGATGTAGCGCAGGCCGATCCGCTTGTGGTCGACGGTGCCGAGCCAGCCGCGCCAGCCCGGCTCGGACTCCCACAGCGCGGCGAGCGCGCGCTCGTCCGGCGAGCCGGGCGG
It encodes the following:
- the ctaD gene encoding cytochrome c oxidase subunit I produces the protein MAVTHDSRPVLERVPDLGDAPPGSPDERALAALWESEPGWRGWLGTVDHKRIGLRYIVTAFAFLLLGGVEALVMRIQLARPNATLLTPAQYDALFTMHGVTMIFLYALPVLSGFANYLWPLMLGSRDMAFPRLNAFSYWVFLFAGLFLYASFPLGAVPDGGWFNYVPLTSLDYSAGANIDIYALGMILLGISTTGGAANFVVTLLRMRAHGMSIDRLPIIVWGTLTASVANLVAVPSVSLAFFLLWLDRNAGTHFFDVAHDGRPLLWQHLFWMFAHPWVYVVVLPAMGIVSDALPTFCRRPLVAYEAVAVSTVATMLIGFEVWVHHMFATGIAPLALAFFGAASMLISIPSAVAVFAWIATIWTGRPVFRTPFLYFAGFVLMFVIGGVSGVMTAAVPLDWQLTDTYFVVAHLHYVLLGINVFPVLGGITYWFPKFTGRMMNERVGRWTFWVVLIGFNVGFFPMHVSGLLGMPRRIYTYPSGMGWDTSNLLTTIGSFVFGIGIVMFVINALVSARRGARAGDNPWGAPGLEWSVASPTPAYNFAVLPLIASRHPLWETRGEPRRSSLRVGYRLADGREALAVSPLAATPSAILKMPEDTCVPFVLSLLATAVFAAMLVRSPTLVGVAALGCAIALGAWLWPRRSLGQRAPAPERDGVPPPAPFTMHEPAAAAAPPAAPAPYGAPLPVGSCGKRAGGWWGVLTLVVTEAGLFGYLLFSYFYLQSQSAAPWPPEGMPKLGLAGVDTAVLLSSSVFVWLAERAVRAGRRPRAVAALAVALVLGVAFALVQLHEWREHPYGPTAHLYGSLYFTITGFHLAHVVAGLAILALLAGWTAAGFFDRERRVALTVGALYWHFVDFVWLFIFTALYVTPYWLRRPG